The window AACTTAGCCCCTTTGAGGCGACTCAAATCCAAAAATCGGATGTAAAATACCAAAAGAAACACATTGTCTTCTTTAGAAAATCCTAGTGTAACTAGTGACAGTGGACAATTCTGTTGAAAGTTTAAACATATTCGAACATGAACTTCTCGATTTGGTCAATTCAAGTTTTCTTTACAGAAAAAGAAACGAACATCTTGAACTGTTCGCTTAGCTTAGCTTCCATTGTATCCATTTGAATTTGGTGCATTCATTGCAGGTGAATATGATTTGAAAGAAAGCACTGTCAAAAGGATTTATCTTTCAGTGTGCTTTAtgtttctttttgtataaaaattTCATCTTTTAGGCTGTACTGCATACCTGCATATAATGTTTCGCCGTCTTTCTAATACTCGGTTTTCCCTTTTATGCTTCATAATCTACCTTCAAACACTTTTAAGGAGAGCTTTTTTAAGCATGACAGTGATTACTAGCGGAACTGGAGTAATTAGTGCATTCGCTCCGAACTATACATCATTAGTAGTTCTTCGCGGTTTGGTTGGTTTTGGGCTCGGTGGCGGACATGTATTCTTATCTTGGTTTCTCGAGTTTATTCCTACTTCACATAGAGGCAAATGGATGGTTATCTTTTCAACTTTCTGGActcttggaactatatttgaaGCTGCACTAGCATGGGTATGTCTTATCACAagttttatatttcttatttcgTGTTTGTTGTTTCGAAGAAGAACGAACGGCTGCAATTTCTTTCTTTACTATTTTCTGATAATTGTTGTTACTTCCGTAAGGGATGTCATTTGATTCCGTGTGTCTTTGGTTATTTTATGAACATATAGTTCTGcattgagggcgagccttggcgcaacggtaaacgttgttgtcgtgtgaccaagaggtcacgggttcgagtcttcggagcggcctcttgccaaataacttggcaggggaaggctttgCCCCagccttgtggtgggacccctccccggaccctcgctcagcggggacgcgtagtgcgaccgggccgccctttttataGTTCTGCATTCTTAGTCCTCTATGACGTTTTTGCGCCACATCAATCTATTTATTATCTTCTTTCGAGTGCTTATGTGTTTTCTTCTGAACGGAGAATTGAAATTTAAGGCGCATTTTCAGTTCCGGCTTCTAGTCCATTTGCGTATTTTAGAATCTTGTAGTTTTCTTTTCAATCCATTTAGAATCTTACCTAATTGCATAAGGTTTTGGGTTAGAAATGGTTTTTTCCGCATGATATCAGAGTCTCGAGTCTAGAATTTGAATCACAGCAACACGCTCTTACGAGGGAGTATTAAAGATAATAAATCTTACCTAAGCTTTTGAGTTCAACGAGTCTTTGATAAGTGTCAATGAGGATATACAGATGCTTGGATTTGTGTCCAATTAAAGTTACGTATGGACGCGTGCTGTGGTTGCTATTGCGTAATTGAGTCTTCAGATGGATCGAGTCAAGATCAAGCTGATCGGACTTCATTGTTAATACTGCACAAAAAACTATAAACCCAAGACTTCGAAACTGTTCTAAAATTCTGTGTTTGTTTCATGATAATCGCAGATTGTGATGCCGATACTGAATTGGAGATGGCTACTGGTGCTGTCTGCTATACCATCATTATCTTTACTACCATTATATGGTTTTGCACCGGAGTCTCCGAGATACTTATGCCAGAAAGGAATAACAATTCAAGCACAACAGATTATTGAGACGATGGCTTTAGTGAACAAAAGAGAATTACCTCTTGGCATGCTCGATTCTTACGAAACAGCCACTACGAACGAAGAATGTAGTTCTTCAGAGCATATGCATCTACTCTCTCCGGCTGAAGGAAAAACGTCTCAATTCAAATCACTCTTCTCAACATGTTCTATGCTTTTCTCACCAAAACTAATTCAAACAACTCTCCTCTTATGGATGGCATTCTTCGGAAATGTATTCTTGTATTATGGTATCATATTGCTCACCTCCCAATTAAGCATTTCTCAGAACAATTGTAGCTCCGGGTTGTTGCATTCGGTGAATCTCAAAGATGACAGTCTCTACGCATATCAGCTTATCACTAGTTTCGGAGGTCCTGCATCTACTTTCATACGCATTCTTCATTTTCAAACTTGTTTCCAATGGAATAATTTCCGCAAAAACGCTCGAACTTTTAAATCTTTCGAACATTTTTGTGTTAGCTAACGGTTATGACTTTGCGTTACTTATGCAGAGCTTCCTGGGCTGCTTTTATCAGCTATTACTGTCGATAGATTTGGGCGGAAACTTTCTATGGCAATGATGTTTATCTTAGCCGGCATCTGCCTCTTGCCACTAGTTTCTCGTCAATCCGGTATTTTAACGACAGGGTTGTTGTTCGGAAGTCGAATGTTCTCCGTCGGAACGTTTACTGTTGCCTCCATATATGCCCCGGAAGTAAGATCCTTGCCCTCTAATTTGAACCTATGTTGCATTGCACGGGAACCCTTTTTCATTAGTGTTTCAGCGTTTCATATCCGTTTCCATTACCATTTCCTAGTTAAATTTGGACATTGCTATTTACCGCTCCCAAATTACTTATCGCCGTCCCcatttgaacaattttacccttttcataaaaaaaattcaaaactgaaTTTGAGAGAATCGGCCAAATTATGCCTAGGCGGATGCAGAATCCGCCCGCCCAATGGCCAGGCGGGTTTCTGCATCCGCCTAGGCATAATT of the Euphorbia lathyris chromosome 7, ddEupLath1.1, whole genome shotgun sequence genome contains:
- the LOC136235434 gene encoding organic cation/carnitine transporter 7-like isoform X3; its protein translation is MECESAAAYTLDEALAAVGFGKFQGFILVYAGIGWFSEAMEIMILSFVGPAVKLQWGLSSSEESLLSSVVFAGTLIGAYSWGLVSDNYGRRRAFLSMTVITSGTGVISAFAPNYTSLVVLRGLVGFGLGGGHVFLSWFLEFIPTSHRGKWMVIFSTFWTLGTIFEAALAWIVMPILNWRWLLVLSAIPSLSLLPLYGFAPESPRYLCQKGITIQAQQIIETMALVNKRELPLGMLDSYETATTNEECSSSEHMHLLSPAEGKTSQFKSLFSTCSMLFSPKLIQTTLLLWMAFFGNVFLYYGIILLTSQLSISQNNCSSGLLHSVNLKDDSLYAYQLITSFGELPGLLLSAITVDRFGRKLSMAMMFILAGICLLPLVSRQSGILTTGLLFGSRMFSVGTFTVASIYAPELYPTSVRSTGAGAASAMGRIGGMICPLVAVALVSNCHLKEAIILFEAVIAVAVICVLLFPFETSGRELDETQTIPASHVISL
- the LOC136235434 gene encoding organic cation/carnitine transporter 7-like isoform X2, whose amino-acid sequence is MECESAAAYTLDEALAAVGFGKFQGFILVYAGIGWFSEAMEIMILSFVGPAVKLQWGLSSSEESLLSSVVFAGTLIGAYSWGLVSDNYGRSMTVITSGTGVISAFAPNYTSLVVLRGLVGFGLGGGHVFLSWFLEFIPTSHRGKWMVIFSTFWTLGTIFEAALAWIVMPILNWRWLLVLSAIPSLSLLPLYGFAPESPRYLCQKGITIQAQQIIETMALVNKRELPLGMLDSYETATTNEECSSSEHMHLLSPAEGKTSQFKSLFSTCSMLFSPKLIQTTLLLWMAFFGNVFLYYGIILLTSQLSISQNNCSSGLLHSVNLKDDSLYAYQLITSFGELPGLLLSAITVDRFGRKLSMAMMFILAGICLLPLVSRQSGILTTGLLFGSRMFSVGTFTVASIYAPEVRSLPSNLNLCCIAREPFFISVSAFHIRFHYHFLVKFGHCYLPLPNYLSPSPFEQFYPFHKKNSKLNLRESAKLCLGGCRIRPPNGQAGFCIRLGIIWPIQNRQIFCDEKY
- the LOC136235434 gene encoding organic cation/carnitine transporter 7-like isoform X1 yields the protein MECESAAAYTLDEALAAVGFGKFQGFILVYAGIGWFSEAMEIMILSFVGPAVKLQWGLSSSEESLLSSVVFAGTLIGAYSWGLVSDNYGRRRAFLSMTVITSGTGVISAFAPNYTSLVVLRGLVGFGLGGGHVFLSWFLEFIPTSHRGKWMVIFSTFWTLGTIFEAALAWIVMPILNWRWLLVLSAIPSLSLLPLYGFAPESPRYLCQKGITIQAQQIIETMALVNKRELPLGMLDSYETATTNEECSSSEHMHLLSPAEGKTSQFKSLFSTCSMLFSPKLIQTTLLLWMAFFGNVFLYYGIILLTSQLSISQNNCSSGLLHSVNLKDDSLYAYQLITSFGELPGLLLSAITVDRFGRKLSMAMMFILAGICLLPLVSRQSGILTTGLLFGSRMFSVGTFTVASIYAPEVRSLPSNLNLCCIAREPFFISVSAFHIRFHYHFLVKFGHCYLPLPNYLSPSPFEQFYPFHKKNSKLNLRESAKLCLGGCRIRPPNGQAGFCIRLGIIWPIQNRQIFCDEKY
- the LOC136235434 gene encoding organic cation/carnitine transporter 7-like isoform X4: MAEVITSGTGVISAFAPNYTSLVVLRGLVGFGLGGGHVFLSWFLEFIPTSHRGKWMVIFSTFWTLGTIFEAALAWIVMPILNWRWLLVLSAIPSLSLLPLYGFAPESPRYLCQKGITIQAQQIIETMALVNKRELPLGMLDSYETATTNEECSSSEHMHLLSPAEGKTSQFKSLFSTCSMLFSPKLIQTTLLLWMAFFGNVFLYYGIILLTSQLSISQNNCSSGLLHSVNLKDDSLYAYQLITSFGELPGLLLSAITVDRFGRKLSMAMMFILAGICLLPLVSRQSGILTTGLLFGSRMFSVGTFTVASIYAPEVRSLPSNLNLCCIAREPFFISVSAFHIRFHYHFLVKFGHCYLPLPNYLSPSPFEQFYPFHKKNSKLNLRESAKLCLGGCRIRPPNGQAGFCIRLGIIWPIQNRQIFCDEKY